A single Natronorubrum sediminis DNA region contains:
- a CDS encoding amidase family protein: protein MPVDNNQYEYCPRTVENTVRSLDRRPLLKGLGALGVASIVSSQAAVAGNDDSSFELREATIGDIHSAMKSGEVTAVSLVGQYLKRIDAYDHVLRSIITVNADARERARELDRQFESGGFAGPLHGVPIILKDNQDTHDMPTTAGSKALADSVPPRDAFLVKALRDAGGIILAKANLHEFSYGVDTLSSMGGETRNAYSSDRRPSGSSGGTAAAIAANLGAIGTGSDTCSSNRSPPAFNNLVGLRPTVGLISRTGIVPLSETQDTAGPITRTVADSARMMDVMVGYDPGDPVTATGVEHVPESGYVSHLDPDGLEGARIGVVRAFFGRQEVESVPKAAADTITEIIDREIDEMKAAGAEIVDPVDMIETEFVADARVTEHEFKRDFDRYLAELGDAAPYSSLEAVVDSSEVAPEVKERILDQGALDINAEGLDENVDYLQRLQKRKVIREYTLQQMAEHDLDALLYPPSTVPPVPMSENQPFEELPCELAAHTGFPAIALPAGFTPDGLPVGLELLGRSFAEPKLFELAYSYEQHTQHRRPPTDFPPVKHAK, encoded by the coding sequence ATGCCAGTCGATAACAATCAGTACGAGTACTGTCCGAGGACAGTCGAGAACACTGTTCGATCGCTCGACCGCCGTCCGCTCCTCAAAGGCCTCGGCGCGTTAGGTGTCGCTTCCATCGTCAGTTCACAGGCAGCGGTTGCAGGGAACGACGACTCGTCGTTCGAGTTGCGTGAGGCGACAATCGGTGACATTCACAGTGCGATGAAATCGGGAGAAGTGACGGCTGTATCACTCGTCGGTCAGTATTTGAAACGAATAGACGCATACGACCACGTGTTACGGTCGATTATCACGGTCAACGCTGACGCTCGAGAACGCGCCCGAGAGTTAGATCGGCAGTTTGAATCGGGTGGTTTCGCCGGTCCGCTTCACGGGGTTCCAATTATTCTCAAGGATAATCAGGACACGCACGATATGCCGACGACGGCGGGTTCGAAGGCGTTGGCGGACTCGGTTCCGCCCCGAGACGCGTTTCTTGTCAAAGCCCTTCGCGATGCCGGCGGGATCATCCTCGCGAAGGCGAATCTGCACGAATTCTCCTACGGAGTCGATACGCTCAGCTCAATGGGCGGTGAAACGCGAAATGCGTACTCATCCGATCGCCGACCGTCGGGTTCGAGTGGAGGGACTGCAGCGGCAATCGCTGCAAATCTCGGAGCGATCGGCACAGGCTCGGACACGTGTTCGTCGAACCGATCGCCGCCAGCATTCAACAATCTGGTCGGCCTTCGACCGACCGTCGGGTTGATTAGTCGAACAGGTATCGTTCCGCTGAGCGAAACTCAAGACACCGCCGGGCCGATCACTCGAACGGTCGCGGATTCAGCACGGATGATGGACGTCATGGTGGGGTACGATCCGGGGGATCCGGTCACGGCAACGGGTGTCGAACACGTTCCCGAATCGGGTTACGTTTCTCACCTCGATCCGGACGGGCTCGAGGGTGCCCGAATCGGCGTCGTTCGAGCGTTTTTCGGCCGACAAGAAGTCGAGAGCGTGCCGAAAGCGGCGGCCGACACCATTACCGAAATTATAGATCGAGAAATTGACGAGATGAAAGCGGCAGGAGCTGAAATCGTGGATCCGGTCGACATGATCGAGACGGAATTTGTAGCCGACGCCCGCGTTACCGAACATGAGTTCAAACGGGATTTCGATCGATATCTAGCGGAGTTAGGAGATGCGGCACCGTACAGTTCGCTCGAAGCGGTCGTCGACTCGAGCGAGGTTGCCCCCGAAGTGAAAGAGCGAATCCTAGACCAGGGTGCACTCGACATCAATGCAGAGGGGTTAGATGAGAACGTTGACTACCTCCAACGGCTACAAAAGCGGAAGGTGATCAGAGAGTACACGCTACAGCAAATGGCCGAACACGACCTCGATGCGCTACTCTATCCACCATCGACGGTGCCGCCAGTTCCGATGTCTGAGAACCAACCGTTCGAGGAGCTACCGTGTGAATTAGCCGCGCACACCGGGTTTCCTGCGATCGCGCTCCCAGCGGGTTTCACCCCCGACGGGTTGCCCGTCGGTCTCGAACTCCTCGGGCGATCGTTCGCCGAACCGAAGCTCTTCGAACTCGCGTACTCCTACGAACAGCACACACAGCATCGACGACCACCGACCGATTTTCCGCCAGTAAAACACGCGAAATAA
- a CDS encoding DUF7521 family protein — MSQDVVRVDEAPLFELLTIASLFLVALLGTIIAYQAYRGYRRNGTPSMLYLATGLLLLTLFPFVINVVVTTLTSPGQVVTVFLENVSRLCGLVAIMYSLYGRH, encoded by the coding sequence ATGAGCCAGGACGTCGTTCGAGTCGACGAAGCACCCCTGTTCGAACTGCTGACTATCGCCAGTCTCTTTCTCGTCGCACTTCTCGGGACGATCATCGCGTATCAGGCCTACCGAGGCTACCGTCGAAACGGGACGCCGTCGATGCTCTATCTCGCTACTGGGTTACTGTTGTTGACGCTCTTTCCGTTCGTAATCAACGTCGTCGTGACGACGCTCACGAGCCCGGGACAGGTCGTGACGGTGTTTCTCGAGAACGTGAGCCGATTGTGCGGGCTCGTCGCGATCATGTACTCGCTGTACGGTCGTCACTGA
- a CDS encoding universal stress protein: MYDAILLPTDGRPNTDRAIEEALELAAVHDATLHVLYVINSAEIAPGIDFEDLETIGTDAVDHVATLAADNGLDDVRTTVTHGLRARSILEYASEHEVDLLVMGRHRGLERLRRPSLTKQVAPDASVPVLIVG; the protein is encoded by the coding sequence ATGTACGACGCGATTTTGCTCCCTACCGACGGGCGGCCAAACACCGACCGAGCGATCGAGGAGGCACTCGAGTTGGCAGCCGTCCACGACGCAACGCTCCACGTGCTCTACGTCATCAACTCCGCCGAAATCGCGCCAGGAATCGACTTCGAGGACCTCGAGACGATCGGCACGGACGCCGTCGATCACGTTGCAACTCTCGCCGCGGACAACGGCCTCGACGACGTTCGAACGACGGTCACACACGGCCTTCGTGCGCGGTCGATCCTCGAGTACGCGTCGGAGCACGAAGTCGACCTCCTCGTCATGGGTCGACACCGCGGCCTCGAGCGACTTCGCCGACCGAGTCTCACGAAACAAGTCGCGCCGGATGCATCCGTGCCGGTCCTCATCGTTGGCTAG
- a CDS encoding DUF7576 family protein, with protein sequence MSLDQRSTSDSRCHYCGDEIETDEWHPAVIDKDRDPKLFTFCEQSCKEQWQSNHE encoded by the coding sequence ATGAGTCTCGATCAACGATCCACGTCCGATTCGCGGTGTCACTACTGCGGAGACGAAATTGAGACGGACGAGTGGCACCCTGCAGTGATCGACAAAGACCGTGATCCGAAATTGTTCACTTTCTGTGAACAGTCCTGTAAAGAACAGTGGCAGTCGAACCACGAGTAA
- a CDS encoding alpha/beta hydrolase family protein, giving the protein MSETTHRIPVANDESVAAVHHETTGTDWIVFCHGFLSDKSGSYEQRCRYALEHGYNAVRFDFRGCGESDGTFLEQTLSSKLADLRAVVDYFDIPSYVCFGSSFGGKVAFHAAIDDERIEALVTRAPVTANEAFDSYRSSVERGGVLEFETGDRIDGRFFDDLERHRFGAVVDGLSVPVAIFHGRADDSVGIEHSIDAVCRLETDVLLDAFAGEGHRFTRAGERRLRQRMIDWLDTLA; this is encoded by the coding sequence ATGTCCGAGACGACGCACCGAATTCCCGTCGCGAACGACGAATCGGTCGCCGCCGTCCACCACGAAACGACCGGAACCGACTGGATCGTTTTCTGTCACGGCTTTCTGAGCGACAAATCTGGGAGCTACGAACAGCGATGTCGCTACGCCCTCGAGCACGGGTACAACGCCGTTAGATTCGACTTTCGCGGCTGTGGCGAGTCGGACGGAACGTTTCTCGAGCAAACGCTCAGTTCGAAACTCGCGGATCTTCGGGCGGTCGTCGACTACTTCGATATTCCGTCGTACGTCTGCTTTGGCTCGAGTTTCGGCGGCAAAGTCGCGTTCCACGCGGCAATTGACGACGAACGAATCGAGGCACTCGTGACGCGAGCGCCCGTAACGGCCAACGAGGCGTTCGACAGCTACCGATCGTCGGTCGAGCGCGGCGGCGTCCTCGAGTTCGAAACGGGTGATCGAATCGACGGTCGGTTCTTCGACGACCTCGAGCGACACCGATTCGGTGCTGTCGTGGACGGCCTCTCGGTCCCCGTCGCGATTTTCCACGGGAGAGCGGACGACTCGGTCGGTATCGAACACAGTATCGACGCAGTATGTCGTCTCGAGACGGACGTGCTGCTCGACGCGTTCGCTGGCGAAGGTCATCGATTTACTCGAGCGGGGGAGCGACGGCTTCGACAACGGATGATCGACTGGCTCGATACCCTTGCGTGA
- a CDS encoding NAD-dependent epimerase/dehydratase family protein, with amino-acid sequence MKWPVTADSRLSIREAIGRIERSESGGIVLVDDEHRLVGTATATRLRRQLFEGVSPDAELSTVVDTSPVVVESDGTTRPYGDTDNTDERAYQTRPTVAPVIDDDERVVDVTIVGEAKNRSQPVEHESNGVETVLVVGGAGYLGSVLCRQLLADGFHVRILDPMMYGDAGIVDLVDSERCSVVRDDARSVETVLSAIDGVDAVVHLGGIVGDPASEISPKKTLEYNLHSTQLLASLCKYHGIDRFVFASTCSVYGRASAATGRLSEESALNPVSLYARLKIQSERVLRDLADENFSPTILRMATVYGQSPRMRFDLVGNILPAKAYTTETIPVFGGEQYRPNVHVEDAARAYVTCLNAPLDAVADTVYNVGSNQQNYRIDELATIVADCFPDASIEYHDNHTDERSYRVEFEKIRTELGFEPERSIRDHCLELRRSFEAGAYDEYTSTRYSNYETLARAPSYEETAAVLELPSSGPNRPAEELPSNEI; translated from the coding sequence ATGAAATGGCCAGTCACAGCCGATTCGCGTCTATCGATCCGTGAGGCGATCGGACGGATCGAACGATCTGAATCAGGGGGTATCGTACTCGTCGACGACGAACACCGACTCGTCGGGACCGCGACAGCGACCCGACTGAGACGGCAGTTGTTCGAGGGCGTTTCGCCAGACGCCGAGCTGTCTACCGTCGTGGATACGTCGCCGGTCGTCGTCGAGTCGGACGGAACGACACGCCCGTACGGAGACACCGATAACACCGACGAACGTGCGTATCAGACCCGACCGACTGTCGCTCCCGTCATCGACGACGACGAGCGAGTGGTCGACGTCACGATCGTTGGCGAGGCGAAGAATCGATCACAGCCGGTCGAACACGAATCCAACGGGGTCGAAACGGTACTCGTCGTCGGTGGCGCGGGCTACCTCGGCTCGGTTCTGTGCCGACAACTTCTCGCGGACGGATTCCACGTCCGGATCCTCGATCCGATGATGTACGGCGACGCTGGCATCGTCGATCTCGTCGACTCCGAACGGTGTTCGGTCGTTCGAGACGACGCACGATCGGTCGAGACGGTACTCTCGGCGATCGACGGCGTCGACGCCGTCGTGCATCTCGGCGGAATCGTCGGCGATCCGGCCTCAGAAATTTCGCCGAAGAAGACCCTCGAGTACAATCTCCACTCGACGCAACTGCTCGCGTCGCTGTGTAAGTACCACGGCATCGATCGATTCGTCTTCGCGTCGACGTGTAGCGTCTACGGACGTGCCAGCGCTGCCACGGGACGGTTGTCCGAGGAGTCAGCGCTGAACCCCGTCTCGTTGTACGCGCGCCTGAAGATCCAATCCGAACGTGTGCTCCGCGACCTCGCCGACGAGAACTTTTCGCCGACGATCCTCCGAATGGCGACGGTCTACGGACAGTCGCCGCGGATGCGATTCGACCTCGTCGGTAACATTCTGCCAGCAAAGGCCTACACCACGGAGACGATACCCGTCTTCGGCGGCGAGCAGTATCGCCCGAATGTCCACGTCGAAGACGCCGCTCGAGCGTACGTGACGTGCCTGAACGCTCCGCTCGACGCCGTCGCCGACACGGTGTACAACGTCGGCTCGAACCAGCAAAATTACCGTATCGACGAACTCGCGACCATCGTGGCCGACTGTTTCCCCGACGCGTCGATCGAGTACCACGACAACCACACCGACGAGCGAAGTTACCGCGTCGAATTCGAGAAGATTCGGACCGAACTCGGCTTCGAGCCCGAGCGCTCGATTCGCGATCACTGTCTCGAGTTACGACGATCGTTCGAGGCTGGTGCCTACGACGAGTACACGAGCACCCGGTACAGCAACTACGAAACGCTCGCTCGAGCGCCGAGCTACGAGGAGACGGCGGCCGTCCTCGAACTCCCGTCGTCCGGACCCAACCGACCGGCGGAAGAGCTCCCGTCGAACGAGATCTGA
- a CDS encoding DegT/DnrJ/EryC1/StrS family aminotransferase, with protein MSDEIPLFEIPWDETDISNAVDSISRGAYWANGPYIDAFERGLEEYLGVEHAVTVNSGTTALVAALKAYGIGEGDEVIVPSFTFIATANAVRLVGATPVFADIDRRTYGLDPEHVETQVTDDTAALLPIHPFGAACDVDPLADIAAELEVPLIEDAAEAFGGDYRGRTLGTIGDAGVFSFCQNKVLPTGEGGAVVTDDDAVARRLEQFRSHGRSSSDYFDSASSGEYTALGTNIRMSDLVASIGCSQLERVETHISNRRAVAAQLSEQLRALEGVEPHTAGGYGRHVYQLYTVTLEPEIDRKSIIDALDRRGIASKVYWDPGVHLTEAYREEYGYEAGTLPITEEITSRVLSLPMHPDLESHEIDRIVEGVAAGLE; from the coding sequence ATGAGCGACGAGATTCCGTTGTTCGAAATTCCGTGGGACGAGACCGATATCTCGAATGCGGTTGACTCGATCTCGAGAGGTGCGTACTGGGCAAACGGACCGTACATCGACGCGTTCGAACGTGGACTCGAGGAGTACCTCGGCGTCGAGCACGCAGTGACGGTCAACTCGGGGACGACTGCGTTGGTCGCCGCGTTGAAGGCGTACGGAATCGGCGAGGGCGACGAAGTGATCGTCCCGTCGTTTACGTTCATCGCGACGGCGAATGCGGTCCGTCTCGTCGGGGCGACGCCGGTGTTTGCCGATATCGACCGACGGACGTACGGACTCGATCCCGAGCACGTCGAGACGCAGGTAACGGACGACACGGCGGCGCTCTTACCGATCCATCCCTTCGGTGCAGCCTGCGACGTCGATCCGTTGGCGGACATTGCAGCGGAGCTCGAGGTGCCGCTGATCGAGGACGCTGCCGAGGCGTTCGGTGGCGACTATCGCGGACGAACGCTGGGAACGATCGGCGACGCAGGGGTGTTTAGCTTCTGTCAGAACAAGGTCCTGCCCACGGGTGAAGGCGGCGCGGTCGTCACCGACGACGACGCCGTCGCACGACGACTCGAGCAGTTTCGGTCGCACGGTCGGTCGTCGTCGGATTACTTCGACTCGGCCAGCAGCGGCGAGTACACGGCCCTCGGGACGAATATTCGTATGTCCGATCTCGTTGCGAGTATCGGCTGTTCCCAACTCGAGCGAGTCGAGACGCACATCTCGAATCGTCGTGCCGTCGCGGCGCAACTCTCCGAACAGCTACGTGCGCTCGAGGGCGTCGAGCCACACACTGCCGGCGGATACGGTCGGCACGTCTATCAGCTATACACGGTGACACTCGAGCCGGAAATCGACCGAAAATCCATTATCGACGCCCTAGACCGTCGGGGAATCGCATCGAAGGTGTACTGGGATCCCGGCGTCCACCTCACCGAAGCCTACCGCGAGGAATACGGGTACGAGGCGGGAACGCTCCCGATAACGGAGGAGATTACGAGCCGAGTACTCTCGCTTCCGATGCACCCGGATCTGGAATCCCACGAGATCGATCGCATCGTCGAGGGTGTCGCAGCCGGCCTCGAGTAA
- a CDS encoding ArsR/SmtB family transcription factor, with product MSEDTDLSTVLAVLDDEYARKILTHTSIEPMSASTLSERCDASLPTIYRRLDRLEECQLVSEETELAPDGNHYSVYSANLEHLELTLEDGSFELEITYREEDVADKFTRMWEGMR from the coding sequence GTGAGTGAGGATACCGATCTTTCGACAGTACTCGCGGTGCTCGACGACGAGTACGCACGTAAAATCCTCACCCATACGAGCATCGAACCCATGTCTGCCAGTACCCTGAGTGAGCGGTGTGATGCATCCCTGCCGACGATCTATCGCCGACTCGACCGCCTCGAGGAGTGCCAACTCGTCTCCGAGGAAACCGAACTCGCACCCGATGGTAATCACTACAGCGTCTACAGTGCGAACCTCGAGCACCTCGAACTCACCCTCGAAGACGGCTCGTTCGAACTCGAGATCACGTATCGCGAAGAGGACGTTGCCGACAAATTCACCCGGATGTGGGAGGGGATGCGATGA
- a CDS encoding universal stress protein: MHYLIVTMGVHEMAACCDYLAERATSDDTVTVVGLAPGEETHATRDAQEALNVAAVRLPAVGDVQTTLLTDVDDPASSLLETVATADANELLLSPNDDQSAGLATTGSVVQRLLERSPVPVVVVPRTDL; encoded by the coding sequence ATGCACTATTTGATCGTGACGATGGGTGTTCACGAAATGGCAGCGTGCTGTGATTACCTCGCCGAACGAGCGACGTCCGACGATACCGTTACAGTCGTTGGTCTCGCTCCCGGTGAAGAGACACACGCAACACGAGACGCACAGGAGGCACTGAACGTCGCAGCCGTTAGACTCCCAGCAGTCGGTGACGTACAGACGACCCTGTTAACGGATGTTGACGACCCTGCCTCGTCGCTTCTCGAGACGGTAGCGACGGCCGACGCAAACGAACTGCTCCTCTCTCCGAACGACGACCAGTCAGCAGGTCTCGCGACTACTGGTTCGGTCGTCCAGCGACTGCTCGAGCGATCACCGGTCCCCGTCGTCGTCGTTCCCCGAACCGATCTGTAA
- a CDS encoding tyrosine-type recombinase/integrase produces MPGENPRGTTVHEAVERYLEKKLESGGSRSTMKPVLESFATFCTREDVEYVGDLNSNDCREFGLELREHYIDGEIAGSTANTYFAYVRAFLSFCVRDEQLDTNPAATESAEEFLPEDRPSRETQFWEPTQRERLLEYADERVRMAREETIDVTVERAYRDRTIVVLLAELGLRGAEMFRDTTDDEREGLRWADVDLERGRLEVLGKSRDREPVGLTKAARNALERLERVQDPPIDDWPLFPTGHAASKYAAVEEATGERPESGSDIDAICREAGVSPPSITKEAGRQILKQLTNEAGIELEGDADYLQPHGARRALGAELYEKGHSELAQKALRHASIETTHEAYSDIQAEDVAKTMDNIRE; encoded by the coding sequence ATGCCAGGCGAAAACCCCAGGGGTACGACCGTCCACGAGGCCGTTGAGCGCTACCTCGAGAAAAAACTCGAGTCGGGCGGCAGTCGATCGACGATGAAACCCGTCCTCGAGTCGTTCGCCACGTTCTGCACTCGAGAGGATGTCGAATACGTCGGCGACCTGAACTCGAATGACTGTCGAGAGTTCGGACTCGAACTTCGCGAGCACTATATCGACGGTGAGATTGCCGGCTCGACCGCCAACACGTACTTCGCGTACGTGAGAGCGTTTCTCTCGTTTTGCGTCCGCGACGAACAACTGGACACAAACCCCGCAGCGACCGAGAGTGCCGAGGAGTTCCTTCCTGAAGACAGGCCGTCCCGAGAGACGCAGTTCTGGGAGCCCACACAACGCGAGCGACTCCTCGAGTACGCCGACGAACGTGTCCGCATGGCTCGCGAGGAGACCATCGATGTAACGGTCGAGCGCGCCTATCGCGACCGAACGATCGTCGTCCTCCTCGCCGAACTCGGGCTTCGCGGGGCCGAAATGTTCCGCGACACGACCGACGACGAACGGGAGGGGTTGCGATGGGCCGACGTCGATCTCGAACGCGGCCGTCTCGAGGTTCTGGGCAAGTCCCGCGACCGCGAACCCGTCGGACTCACGAAAGCCGCTCGCAACGCCCTCGAGCGCCTCGAGCGCGTACAGGACCCGCCGATCGACGACTGGCCACTGTTTCCGACCGGACACGCTGCGAGCAAGTACGCCGCCGTCGAGGAGGCGACCGGCGAGCGTCCCGAGTCCGGCAGCGACATCGACGCAATCTGTCGCGAAGCGGGGGTCTCACCCCCGTCGATCACCAAAGAAGCGGGTCGCCAGATCCTCAAACAACTCACGAACGAGGCAGGCATCGAACTCGAGGGCGACGCCGACTATCTCCAACCCCATGGGGCTCGGCGAGCACTCGGTGCCGAACTCTACGAAAAAGGCCACTCGGAACTGGCACAGAAAGCGCTGCGACACGCGTCCATCGAGACGACTCACGAGGCGTACAGCGACATTCAGGCCGAAGATGTCGCAAAGACCATGGATAACATTCGCGAGTGA
- a CDS encoding HalOD1 output domain-containing protein, with product MTSSNLTLPDSAPVSQRVVSAVADATDTDPCELEPIFNAINPESLDSLFEPTNGGASRSSGTIAFEYAGCDVTVSADGAIDVSVRTPRTTPQAESISTD from the coding sequence ATGACTTCCTCCAATCTCACGCTACCAGACTCCGCGCCAGTAAGCCAGCGCGTCGTGTCCGCAGTTGCAGACGCGACAGACACGGATCCCTGTGAACTCGAGCCGATCTTCAACGCGATCAATCCGGAGAGCCTGGATTCCCTCTTCGAACCGACGAACGGTGGGGCGTCTCGATCCAGCGGGACGATAGCGTTCGAATACGCGGGCTGTGACGTTACGGTCTCCGCCGATGGCGCTATCGACGTCTCGGTCCGAACGCCACGAACGACGCCCCAGGCCGAGTCGATCAGCACGGACTAA
- a CDS encoding DUF952 domain-containing protein, translating to MNVEHATEQVRDALQRFGMNPDEIRYAESRNLFYVRIGVNGTAERYFADVGELGGSDAVSAVVDPTRLQSAVRQIDGTEVSDGRIHIDGSTREAHFQIRIE from the coding sequence ATGAACGTTGAACACGCAACAGAACAGGTTCGGGATGCGCTTCAACGGTTTGGCATGAATCCGGACGAGATACGGTATGCCGAGTCGCGAAATCTCTTTTATGTACGTATCGGCGTCAACGGGACCGCGGAGCGGTACTTTGCCGATGTGGGCGAATTGGGCGGTTCGGATGCGGTCAGTGCGGTCGTAGACCCGACTCGCCTCCAATCGGCAGTGCGACAGATCGATGGGACGGAGGTATCTGACGGCCGTATTCATATCGACGGGTCGACGCGCGAGGCCCACTTTCAGATCCGTATCGAGTAA